A stretch of the Elephas maximus indicus isolate mEleMax1 chromosome 3, mEleMax1 primary haplotype, whole genome shotgun sequence genome encodes the following:
- the ZBTB8A gene encoding zinc finger and BTB domain-containing protein 8A has product MEISSHQSHLLQQLNEQRRQDVFCDCSILVEGKVFKAHRNVLFASSGYFKMLLSQNSKETSQPTTATFQAFSPDTFTVILDFVYSGKLSLTGQNVIEVMSAASFLQMTDVISVCKTFIKSSLDISEKEKDRYFSLSDKDANSNGIERSSLYSGGWQEESSSPHSHLSPDQGTGVVSGKSWSKYNYHSASQRNTQQPLAKHEQRKDSIKKSKHLRLSQPSEVTHYKSSKREARTSDSSSHVTQSEEQAQIDAEMDSTPAGYQYGQVSDITSRSFPDDLPRMRFKCPYCTHVVKRKADLKRHLRCHTGERPYPCQACGKRFSRLDHLSSHFRTIHQACKLICRKCKRHVTDLTGQVVQEGTRRYRLCNECLAEVGIDSLPIDLEEQRLMSPSEGDKDSRWHLSEDENRSYVEIVEDGSADLVIQQVDDSDEEEEKEIKPNIR; this is encoded by the exons ATGGAGATCTCCTCCCATCAGTCTCACCTCCTGCAACAACTGAATGAGCAGCGCAGGCAAGATGTATTTTGTGATTGCAGTATTCTAGTCGAAGGAAAGGTCTTCAAAGCACATCGGAATGTATTATTTGCTAGTAGTGGCTACTTTAAAATGCTTCTTTCTCAGAATTCGAAGGAGACAAGTCAGCCAACGACAGCTACATTTCAGGCTTTCTCCCCTGACACTTTCACGGTTATTCTGGACTTTGTCTATtcaggaaaactgtctcttacTGGCCAGAATGTCATAGAAGTGATGTCAGCTGCTAGCTTCCTTCAGATGACTGATGTCATTAGTGTATGTAAGACTTTTATTAAATCTTCATTAGATATTAGCGAGAAAGAAAAAGATCGCTATTTCAGTCTCTCAGATAAAGATGCCAATTCTAATGGCATAGAACGTTCCTCTCTTTATAGTGGTGGCTGGCAAGAAGAAAGCAGTTCTCCACACTCTCACCTAAGCCCCGATCAAGGAACAGGGGTAGTAAGTGGGAAGTCGTGGAGTAAGTATAATTACCATTCAGCCTCCCAAAGAAATACTCAGCAACCTTTGGCCAAGCATGAACAAAGGAAAGATTCCATCAAAAAGTCCAAACATTTGAGGTTGTCACAGCCTTCTGAAGTTACTCATTATAAGTCAAGCAAACGAGAAGCACGGACATCTGATTCTTCCAGCCACGTTACCCAATCTGAAGAACAAGCTCAAATTGATGCTGAAATGGACTCAACACCTGCTGGCTATCAGTATGGTCAAGTTTCTGATATCACATCCAGAAGTTTTCCAG ACGATCTGCCCAGGATGCGATTCAAGTGCCCATACTGTACCCATGTGGTGAAGCGGAAAGCTGACCTAAAGCGTCACCTTCGTTGTCACACAGGTGAAAGGCCCTATCCGTGTCAAGCTTGTGGAAAAAGATTCAGCAGGCTAGACCATCTAAGCAGCCATTTTCGAACG ATTCACCAGGCATGCAAACTAATCTGCAGAAAATGCAAACGCCATGTGACTGATCTGACGGGGCAAGTGGTACAGGAAGGAACCAGGCGCTACAGACTCTGTAACGAGTGCCTTGCCGAAGTTGGGATAGACAGCCTCCCCATCGATTTGGAAGAACAACGTCTTATGTCCCCCTCGGAAGGAGATAAGGATTCCAGATGGCACTTGAGTGAAGATGAGAATAGATCCTATGTGGAGATTGTAGAGGATGGTTCTGCTGATCTGGTCATACAGCAGGTCGATGATAGTgacgaagaagaagaaaaggaaataaagcccAACATTAGGTAG